CCGTAATCCTGTgtttaatagtgaaagactggaAACGGCCCACGTGCCCATCTACGGTCAAACAGATGATGGTGCATCGACACAGGGGCAACACCACACAGCTACAGAAGAACACAGGAGTCCTGCATGTCCTAAAGAGGAAACTTCTCAGACATGTGCTGTTGAGTGAAAAGATACAGGCTCCACCAGTGCTGATGTTGTGCTCCCACCTGAGCCAAAGTGGGGAGCGCGACTCTGCACACAGCACTCTCTGAAGTGACTCTGCACACAACACTCTCTGATGGAAACAGACGTAACAACGCTGGTCCCCAtgggagggctgggggtgagggaagaCTGGACCAGACCTCATGAACTCTGAACCAAGAGAATGTACTTCCTTCTCAAAGAAACCAACCCGAAGGCTAGATTCTCAACTTCTTGATCAGAAATAATGTccaattccttaaaaaagaaCTTTCCAAGGAGGTAAAATTAtgattattaaaatgtattattacacATATGTAAACACTTACAGTAAcagcatctcatttaatactctcaGCAAACCTCTGAGGCAGATATTACTATTATTCCAATTGTACTGATGAAGAATTAAGGCATTGGAAGGTTAAATGCTGTGAAATTAATAAGGAGACCTTAACGAAACTGGATGGGGAAGGCCTGCGGGGGGAGCGCTCAGCCCATCACATGCTGTCGATCACACCAAAGAGGCAACGAGACCAAGGAAGAGACAGAGCACTTTCCACAGCAAGTGCAGCTACTTTACTAGgagggaagatttctctccccaagggcaacagcccagccaatgagaaatgctgcagctcagccaatgggaaacgtcacagctcagccaatgagaagagctgcagcccagccaatgagaaatgctNNNNNNNNNNgctgcagctcagccaatgagaaatgccgcagcccagccaatgagaaacatcacagcccagccaatgggaAACGTCACagtccagccaatgagaaacgccacaggtcagccaatgagaaacgctgcagcccagccaatgagaaacatcaCAGCCCAGTCAATGAGAAACATCGCagtccagccaatgagaaacgccacaggtcagccaatgagaaatgctgcagtgCAGCCAATGAGAAgcgccgcagctcagccaatgagaaatgccgcagcccagccaatgagaaggtTGACGCCCTGATCTGTTCCTCTCCCCCAGTGGACTCCCCTTTAGGACAGCCCCCCCTTCTCTAAAAGCAGCTCCCTCTTGCTCTCTGCATTTGCCCATGGTTCTCCATTGCCTGCACGGCCTGAATTGCAGTTCTTTCGGTTATTCCTGAATgaactcattttgagggtaaaataacaggcaaatttgctttttaaaagttgacaaTACTGTGCCTACTATCTCATAATTACTAAATTTTGGAATATGAATTTCTTTCCTGACAACATTTGGCATCTGAAAGCAAGGTGAGAGGGACAGAAAAAAGTGGCAAAGataaagagactgaagaaagtcTGGAAGGAtcatcttcacaaaaaaaaattaaactttaaacaTGTAAGGAGAACCTGTTGACTGGCATAAGCTTTCGTCTAACAAGACTAGAAAGTTATAAACAGCCTCATCTAATTTCGTCCTTTTAGTATTAGGAAAAAGCTGAAAGTCCTACAGATACACTTTCACAGACAGACGATCTACTCTGTAGATAAACAGACAAGGGAGAAAAGTATTTAACAAATCTAGAGATAAAATATAATGTGAATTTGATTCTTACCATTTTCCTTTTCGATGGCAATGATGGCTCACTTATCTGGAacaaaaagagttaaaatgatttttcaaaggCATGTCAAAGAAgctactttgcaaatattttcatccaTTTGCATTTGTAGCCCAATCTCAATTTTACAGaggtagactttttttttttttttttttttttgctgaggaagatttgctggAGCTAACATCagcagccaatcttcctctttttctatgtgagccacctccacagcatggccactaacagacgagtggtgcaggtctgcagccaggaactgaacccggccTGCAGAAGCCGagctgctgaacttaaccactaggccactggggctggccctagactCTACCTGACGGCTGTTCCTCCTGAACACATTTAGGTGGACCAGTGGAGAACGAGAGGAGAAGGGATAACTTAATTCCCTGTCAATCAGGAGCACAGAACAGAGCTGGAAACAGGGAGAAGGGGAAGACTATCAGGTAAGCTGGTCTGAACTACCTAGATacgttttatttaaataaataaattttatttattcttggcTCCCATTACCTTGCACAATTAAAGGGTTTGGGATAGTTATACtacaaaattaacagaaaaaagcCATGGGCCATCCCATCTTCTAAATTGTGGGAAGTTACAGCAACACACAAACAGGCCCAACCCCCAACATCAGAGGTGATTCAAGTCTAATCGACCGATATGAAAATCCTATAGAAAcaggtttttgctgagaaagggaaaagaaatgaaagtattaTATTGATAATTATAGTCATATTCATGTAGAATTCTGAAATGACATTAAGAACtctattaaatttatataaaatgatgaGGAACTGTGTATGTTTCACTATCTGGATTCACACTGAATAGAATTTACAGTTCTTTGTATACACAGATGTAAATTTAGGAAATATGCTTAATGTGCTGAGACgaacttttagaaataacttACATCTATGTTGCGTTCTAGTGTGATAAATCTGCGTTGTGATAAGAGTACGGATCACAGTGGATCCTGCTGAGGGTTCCCGTGTGACACGTAAGGGACTTGTTATAAAATTCATCAAACTTTTCGTTGTTGCATAGGATTCGTGTAAAagattcaaaacaaaacacacaggtTGGTGAGTAAATAAATAGGTTATTGAGTAAATAAGCACAGGGCTTCATTTTTATCTACACTTTTGCCAAATACATACCATGTGCAATTAGATAGTATCTAGGAAGTCTTTGCAAAAgtgggaaaggaaaaatgaatgatAGTTgacttaaaattaagaaaaaaattaaggtaataCTGATATTTTCAGTGGCATAGGAAATTCTCCTATATACTCCTccttagaagaaaggaaaacattatcGTCTTTCAGGGTGTAATGAAGCTGGTAGAACAGACTCTACCATTTTTGCTACCATtcaaataaactaattttaaatagGGCTTTTACGAGATCTCCTTCAGATATTATtaattctcctccttccttcttcttacaCTTAATTAGTGAAATCCTGGTAATAAAAACAAGAGCAGGCCTCCCACTCTAACACTGGAACACTTGTCTCCACAAAGAAGGATGAAACATCAACATGCAGGTTTTCACAGAGTATGTTTGTTACAACTCACCCTCTCAATACTTACAAACATCAAATGTGGCTCACCATATTCTTGACTTTATTTAACTCCCTCAAAGAAAGTGAGACTCACATAACAGATTTAAATGGGCACTTTCCTCTTGTAACTGAAAAATTATGGATTTTTAAGTCTTACCATACTGAAGAATCAAGACTGTTCCCAAACTTACTTTAACGATGAGacatttattttactgaatatgTTATTGCTCATCTTTGCAGAAATTCAGTAGCTGTGTTTTCCCCTTAGGCATCAGACAACAAACCATATATTGCATTACACGTCTGGTGTCTACTTCCCATGTTATACAACGGTGACACACCAGTGAGTTATCCCCAAGTATGTCAGACACTGAGCTAGCGAGTACGTCAGACTTTTGAACttgagattaaaagaaaaaggcgTCTATAAAATTGGTTTTGAGAAGTAAACATATTAACAAGGAAGTGAATAACAGAAAAGAACCAAAAGCAAACACAAGACTGAAATTCCTCACCTCCTGTTGTTCTGCGCATTCCCGATGCCTCCGAGCTGCCTCGTGCCTCCATAACTTGAGGCAAACTAGCGCACCGATGAGATAAACCATCATGGTGACAAACAGGAAGATCATTGCCGCGATCTGTCCTCCCTCGACCCGGCAGAACCCTGCGTTCACGGGCGTGTTAAAGAGCGGGTAGTAGCACAGGCCCCCTCGGTTGGTGTCGTTCACATAGACTATGGCCGCGgccatatacaaaataaacaagGCCACGTTAATTCCAAATTCAGTTAGGGGCCACCAGTTGGAGTCCAAAAGAATGGTCCGATAATACATGGACATGCCCAGAACCAGAATGATGAGGGTGGTGACCCACGCTAATCCCGCAACCACAAGCACGAAAGGGGTTTTGGGGCCAGTGTAGTAAGAGCCTCCATACATGCTGCCCAGGCTGCCGACGCCCCCCACGCCATAGGGCTGCGAGTATCCGAACAGGTTGTACCACTCGCTGTCCTTGTGAATGTACGCGGTGACACAGGCGAAGACGCCGGCCCCCAGGAGCAGCTCCGCCATGCCCAGAATCCTCAGCAGGCCGGCCCAGGACTTCATGTACGAGTATCTCAGGTGGTACTCGGCCACCCGCTCACTGTAGGTCAGCGCCGACTGCGTGTGGCGGCCCAGAGACCCGCAGGCCTCCTGGGGGAACATCGCCTCGGCCTCTCTCAGGGGACCGGATGCTCCGTCCAACCCTGTGTAAGGACCTCTGCAGGAGCTGGGCGCTGAGTGGGGGTCCGGTCTCGCTGGAGAGGTCGGCGGGGAACACTCCACTCCATCGGAGATGTATCTGATGTCAGACACCGGCTTCTCCCATTCGGggtcctttttcttccctctgaagAAGTTCTTCCAGGACTCGGGGACAAAGCGCCTCACGGGTTTGAGATCTGGCGCTATGGCCGGTTCCTCTGTGTCACTTGAACAGAAGGCTGGGCCAAACGGCGGCTGTAACGGGAGAGGCGGTGGTGGCAGGGGATCAGCGCTGTTGGCCAGCTCGCTATCATGAAGAGACTGGAGGGTTCTCACGGTGCCATCCTGATAGGGCAAGTCCCTCGGGACCTCATCGTACCGTCTGTCCCGATTCCTGGATCTCCCGTCATTTGACGACATTTGTGATCTTCACACCTATGGCCAAGATTGAAGTTATCACTTACGCTTAGTTACCTATCCTTTCAGTGATGCTGACTTTATTCACTTAGTAGCAAATGACGATATTTAGGAAGCCCACATAATCATGTCTAATTATTATGATACGTAAAAAtgataacataaatatatatgttttaaacatATGTTCAACAATTATGTTAGCCAGGGAGGCAGTCGACattctatgtgattttttttttttttaaagattttatttttttcctttttctccccaaagccccccggtacttagttgtatattctttgttctgggtccttctagttgtggcatgtgggatgctgcctcagcgtggtttgatgagcagtgccatgtccacacccaggattcgaaccaacgaaacactgggccgcctgcagcagagtgcgcgaacttaactgctcggccacggggccagccccctctatgTGATTTTAAGGGCCATCAaaatttaaatcctggctctgaattaaaatattaaaagtctaatttatctatgaGCCCTATAAAcaacaaaatgtaaaaaccaaaaacaagacTAAATGTTAACAATACAGGATGCTGACACATCCCAGGTATTTAAGAGTCTGAGCGTACCGAAGTCAGACAGGTCAGAgaatcctcctcttctcctcacctCGAAtctgctccggcggcccaggAGAGGCAGTCTGTTCATACACGGGTGAGGGCCCCTCCTGCCTAAACCAGGGAAGTCACTTCAATGGGGTGGCCTCTTCCACTCTGAATACCAACACTTGTACTAGATTTGAAAAAGTGAATTCTCAGAGAAAAAGATCACGGGAGGCGAAGCCCAGAGCAGCAGCAACGGCCGAGTGCCCACCTCTGTGCAGAGCTGTGATCTAGAGGGGCCTGCTGTCCCGATGGAGACACTCAGACAGTGTCCTAGAGGGGGTTCCATCCACCTCAAAAcaaagcacagagaaagcacGCTTTCTAGACCTGCTGATTCCCGTCATGACCTCGATGACCTGGGCAGCACCCAGCGGAGTGGGGAGTGCAGCCACCGGCTCTAGGGCACACTGAGGCTCCCCCACAAACTGCTCTCTGAAGACCTACCAGGCACCCCGCATTGCACACGGCAACGTGCGGGTCTCAAAATGTACACGGATAACCCTACCTCTATGGTGTGGAACAAGTCAGAAATTCctaaggttttgttttattttactttgtaaaatggagaccTATTCCTCCACGAATATTTACCCAGCACCTGCCTCGCACCAGTCATGCTGAAGTGTATCCCGAGTCCCTGCCTCTGTGGAGCTTAAATCCCCGTGGGGCGACGTGACAGACCGGGGAGTGAAATGCACTGGACGATGTGGATCGCACTGCGGGCAGGGTGTTACAATTTTAAACAGAATGACCTGGGAAGTCTGCACAGAGAACATGACATCTAAATACAGAAACgaaggtggagaaggaggaactAGGCGGGTCCCAGGGGGAAGTGCTCCAGGCAGACAAATGGCGAGTGCAGAAGCCTTGAGGCAGGAGCGCCGGCACCGGCCAGGAGCAACTGAGGCACGGAGGCCAACGTGGCGGCACAGCACGCGGGCCGCGGCAGGAGAACTGAGGCCGTCTGCTTCATCAGCGCTTGAAAACCACTGGAGAGAACTTTGGCTCttactgggggaggggagaagcctCTGGGGGATTCTGAGGAGTGACTCGTTCTGGATGCAGAATTGAGAGGACCCTGCAGGAGACCAGGGCGGACGCAGGGGGGATGGGCTAGGACCCCACCGAGAGAACCCAGTGGACCACGCTGGCGGCAATGCAGACAGCAAGAAGAGGTCCAATTCTAGATGGAGGGAATTAAAGTTTTCtattatagaaattttcaaacaataaaaagtggaaagaacagaaTTATGAACCCTTATGTACCCACCAAACAGCTTCAACAAGGATCGACTTACGACGGGTCTCGGTTCCTCTACTCCTACCTTACTCTCTCTGCCAATAGATTACTCTGAAGCAAATCGCAGACACACCGCTCGTCTGCAGccttctccacccctccctcagccctggggagAGCAGCCTGCGAGGGTCCGAGAGACCGGTTAGGGACCCACGTGGAGAGGCCCGGTACCGCCAGAGACCAGACAGAGTCCCGGCGGTGAGTGGAGATGGCGGCCGGGTCCACGCTCCCGGGTCTTCTGACCGCGCCCTCCGATTTTAGAGAATTAACTGCGACAGTCCCAGCACGGTGCCCAGTGCAAAACAGGAGCTTTAAAAATGATAGCAATTGGcagttatttttgtcttttatctctgTTGTCTAAAAGAGCTTAAATTCTAGAAATGCACAGAGCACTATggttttgaaatgcattttcctAAGAAAAGTGGCAGAGCACAGCGAACTTTGGCAAGCTTTACACAATCTCCACCAGCATCTGGGGTCCACACGCATCTGGAGGACACGGTGGCTTCACCTCTCTCACCGGCGCAAGGGATGGATTTAACTCACCTTCACCTGTGAAAAGTGGCTTATTCGAATGAGACCTTACTGACGCTCAAACAAACAGGAGAGGACGTGTCTGAGGACCGCGGGGCAGCACACGGCGCTTCGAGCAGGAACGCTGGGCCGCGCCGCCCCGTCTGGCACCCGGCGCCCCCTCCGCGGCCCGGACCCCGGGGCGCCCCGCGCCGTCGGCCTGCAGGGCTCCGCTCCCGCCCGCCCGGAGGGGGCGACGCGACGTTCCCGGGCCCACGGCCGGCAGGGCTGCGGCGGTGGCTGCGCGGGGCCACACGAGCTCCTCGCCGGGCCCCGGAGCCCCCGCCGCCCGCGTCGGCGGGAGAACCACTCGGCCCGTCCAGGCCTCGCCCAAACCGCCGGAACTGAGTCGGGCCGGACGTCCAGCTCCGCGTCCCGGGACCCGCCGGCCGCGGCGGCTTCGCGGCACCTGCGTCCCGGTGAAGCTAGGCGGGCGCCGCCTGCGCCCCAGGCCCGCGCCCGGACCCCCCGCTCCGCACCTGCTGGGGGGCCAGGCCCCACTTCGTCCCACCCTCGGCCCCTTCCCCGCCCGCCCCTGCCCGGGCCCCGAGCACTCCTCCGCGCGCCCCCGCCCCGGGCGCCGGATCCTCCACCCAGCGTGCCTCCGCCCCGCACCTGCCCGGGCGCCGGGCCCTCCTTCCAGCGCACCCCCGCCCCGCACCTGCCCGGGCGCCGGGCCCTCCTCCNNNNNNNNNNTGCCCGGGCGCCGGGCCCTCCTCCCAGCGCACCCCCGCCCCGCACCTACCCGGGCGCCGGTCCCTCCTCCCCGCACCTGCCCGGGGACTCTGAGGGGCGCCCCGCCGTCCAGCCCGCGGGCCCCTCACCTGCGCGGCGGCCGGGAGGAGCGCGCACGCCCGCGGCGCCGCCGGGCGGGGCTCGGGGCGGGTGGGTGAGCAgggcccgcccccgcccccgcccccgccccgccccgcgagCCTTGGCAAAGAGCCCAGCGGGCGACTACCCTGACGCATCCCCCCTGCCCGCAGGGACCCCCGCAAGGCTGCCATCCGCTTCCTACTCTAGTGTTTGAAAAGTTGGACAGGGATGAAGGAGATTCGTGGACTATGCCCAATGACACACGACAGACAGCACGTTAGGAAATGTTACAGatgggagaaacaaaaagagattcaacactttaattttgatataaattaCGTAAATACTTtccaaaaatatctaaaatatttcacTGTACAACATAGGAAAACAGTATCTGAGAAGGTAGAGACCATAGAGAAACTGCGAATTAGGCACCAAGTTTATTTACACTTACAACTGCATGCTAAACTGCTTCATAATGCATATTTACAACCCCATAACGTTTTTGTATTCTCAATTATTCCTTCACATTTTCTGATATTTGGCATAATGTTCAAACACACTTCATACACACTGACTTCCTCTCCCAACACCACTCACAAGACTAAATAAATACTAGAGAACAAAATGGAGATCTTATTTGAAAGCTTGATCTTCTATTCACTGCAGGATGAGAGGGGCAGCTCCTTGTGCTGGAAAACAAGAGCGAAGAACTGACGAGCCGTGATTCACCTGAGAAGTGTTTCACCTCTGTTCAAGCACCAAGGAGGGACACTCATCCGGCCCCATCCAGTGGCAGCGTGCCCGGCGGGCTGGTTTCTACATCCCGTCACTCTCATAGTCTTCTATGACCAGCTCGTCGTCTTCCATGTCTCCCTGGGCTGAAAAGGGCTGAGGCTGGCTGGCGGGCAGTTCACTCCCACTGCTCTGACTCAAAGGAAGAGACCAGGTTTCGGGTTCAGGGGTTTGAGTGGTCTCACCCAGAGCTTCCTCTGCAGGCTGCCCTCCACTGAGCTGGGCTTCATCTCCACTGTCGGCACCTATCATTGCAGGCTCCCTGTCCATCAGGGCTTCCATTTTCAATCTGCAGATTCATAAGGCAGGCGTCAATAATAACCCAAGGGGATGCCTCTAAATCACACGGTGAGAGTGAGGATTAAGACGCCACCTCTAGTCTTTCATTTACCTTCACTGAGCTCACCTTTAGCGAGGCCCTTTAGTTCACTTAACAATATAAACAAAAGTACAAGTAAATGACAAACTGAATAAATCATTATAACTCACAATACAAAGGAGTTGATTAATGTCTTTAGtctgacaggggccagccccatggccgagaggttaagttcctgcgctctgcctcggcggcccagggttttgctggtttggaccctcggcatggacatggcaccactcatcagaccacgctgaggcggcatcccacatgacacaactagaaggactcacaatgaaaatatacactaggtactgggggtatttggggagaaaaag
This region of Equus quagga isolate Etosha38 chromosome 7, UCLA_HA_Equagga_1.0, whole genome shotgun sequence genomic DNA includes:
- the MARVELD2 gene encoding MARVEL domain-containing protein 2 isoform X2, with amino-acid sequence MSSNDGRSRNRDRRYDEVPRDLPYQDGTVRTLQSLHDSELANSADPLPPPPLPLQPPFGPAFCSSDTEEPAIAPDLKPVRRFVPESWKNFFRGKKKDPEWEKPVSDIRYISDGVECSPPTSPARPDPHSAPSSCRGPYTGLDGASGPLREAEAMFPQEACGSLGRHTQSALTYSERVAEYHLRYSYMKSWAGLLRILGMAELLLGAGVFACVTAYIHKDSEWYNLFGYSQPYGVGGVGSLGSMYGGSYYTGPKTPFVLVVAGLAWVTTLIILVLGMSMYYRTILLDSNWWPLTEFGINVALFILYMAAAIVYVNDTNRGGLCYYPLFNTPVNAGFCRVEGGQIAAMIFLFVTMMVYLIGALVCLKLWRHEAARRHRECAEQQEISEPSLPSKRKMWEMTTGDDRRRDQEVNFKDLRATTMKPELLSGHIPPGHIPKPIMMPDYVAKYPVIHTDDERECYKAVFQDQFSEYKELSAEVQAVLRKLDELDALMSRLPRRAENQQEHERISRIHEEFKKKKNDPTFLEKKERCDYLKNKLSHIKQRIQEYDKIMNWDVQAYS
- the MARVELD2 gene encoding MARVEL domain-containing protein 2 isoform X1, whose translation is MSSNDGRSRNRDRRYDEVPRDLPYQDGTVRTLQSLHDSELANSADPLPPPPLPLQPPFGPAFCSSDTEEPAIAPDLKPVRRFVPESWKNFFRGKKKDPEWEKPVSDIRYISDGVECSPPTSPARPDPHSAPSSCRGPYTGLDGASGPLREAEAMFPQEACGSLGRHTQSALTYSERVAEYHLRYSYMKSWAGLLRILGMAELLLGAGVFACVTAYIHKDSEWYNLFGYSQPYGVGGVGSLGSMYGGSYYTGPKTPFVLVVAGLAWVTTLIILVLGMSMYYRTILLDSNWWPLTEFGINVALFILYMAAAIVYVNDTNRGGLCYYPLFNTPVNAGFCRVEGGQIAAMIFLFVTMMVYLIGALVCLKLWRHEAARRHRECAEQQEISEPSLPSKRKMWEMTTGDDRRRDQEVNFKDLRATTMKPELLSGHIPPGHIPKPIMMPDYVAKYPVIHTDDERECYKAVFQDQFSEYKELSAEVQAVLRKLDELDALMSRLPRRAENQQEHERISRIHEEFKKKKNDPTFLEKKERCDYLKNKLSHIKQRIQEYDKIMNWPWDGGASASGIRSDGVAGVLCSDISEHIPTS